The genomic window TACAAATAGCCTTCGAGTGACGCCTCCATCACTGCACTAGCCGTTTGGTGATGGATGCAGTGTGGATTCCTAAGACTGTGTCGGTCAAGAAGACCAGAGGCTGGCTGTGAGGGTAGGCCGAGAGAATCAGAGGCTGGCTGAtcagagctgggctgtgagtgtGGGCTGAGGGGGCCGAAGAGGTAGTCGCACCCTGGAGGGTCCCTGGAAGGTCCATATGTGTCGCATCAGAGTCCATAGATGACACATATCCCTCCACCTCAGTGGAAGGGGGTGTTTCAGAGGGGCGGGGCTGCCTCCTGGATGGGAGGTTGCTGAGGCAAGGGCGGCGTGGTATGATTGGACCTCCAGAAACATCATCCTTACACGCATCTCCTGCTGGTGTCTCTTCCAGGTCGGGGTCACCGGGGTCGAGGGCATGTGGAGGGGGGACTGGTCCAGAGAGGAGCTGGTCTGGGTGGGTTTGGTACCGTGAGACTTGGCTGGCTGGGGAATAGTGCTAGTGTTGCTGCTGGTGGGAGTCTTCTCCACAGGTCTATTGTCAGGGGAGCTGTCCTTGGGTTTGGCTGGGTCAGTGTCTGCAAGGCTCATGGCctgagtcttctctctctcctcccctggtcTTGTCTTGTCACTCAGCCTGAAACACAACTCTGTGTTTTGCTGTCCTCGTCCAACATAGTCGCTCATGTTCTTGCCTGTGATTTTCCCCATCTTGCCGTAGCCGGAGGCGGGGGTGCCTCTGCCCATCAGTCTCGCTGGCAGCAGCATCCTGATGATGGAGATCATCAACACGGCAATCCTCCAGCGTTTAAGGGGGACCTTGGTTTAGAATACATGACTTTATATTAGATTACCACCAAACCCCACAAATCATGACAAGGCGTACGTCCAAAATGGCACactaattccctatatagtgcactacttttgaccatagccaTTCTTTATGGGCCTGGTAATTTGTACAGACCTTCTGTTACACATTGTCCTCCAGGTGTCGTTTCTGCCAGCGGTGCAGGATGGGAGGGTCACCTTTCCCCGGCACGACCTCAAACAGCTCTCTCACCATAGTAATCTTTCTCACTTTCATCAGTGTTGGAATGGTCTACGCGGTCTGAAATTGGAGTCTTGGAGTGGACAGTGGAGTTGGAGCTGTTGATGTCGTGTTTTCAGTCAGGTGAAGATGTGACAGTCGAAGCAGCCATGGAAACAGTCACAGACCCCACTTTGTCCTCCATCTTGCCTGTTTTGTAATTACCAATAGCAGGCAGACGAGGGCAGAGCTAGTATTCCAGAAGCAGAACGAGTCTTGAACCtcaaggagatgggggaggagtaGCAGGAGACGTGTGTGGAACTATGGTGTCTGCCATCACCCTTATCACCTCCTGGTAGCTGGAGACATGGCCTTGGCTTCAGTGTGGCTGGTGGGCTAGGACTAGCTGGTTGCCTGGAGATAACAGGTGGACTATCCAATGGTGTAGGGACTATCCAGACTACCGCCCAGGATCTTCAACCTGTCAGGCTGCAGCGGTCGTTTCTGTCGTTTGTTACAGTGTCTGTCACTAGATCTGGAGGACCTAGAAGATATagactgctcaaaaaaataaagggaacacttaaacaatacaatgtaactccaagtcaatcacacttctgcgaaatcaaactgtccacttaggaagcaacactgattgacaataaatgtcacatgctgttgtgcaaatggaatagacaacaggtggaaattataggcaattagcaagacacccccaacaaaggagtggttctgcaggtggtgaccacagaccacttctcagttcctatgatgttttggtcacttttgaatgctggcggtgctttcactctagtggtagcatgagatggagtctacaacccacacaagtggctcaggtagtgcagctcatccaggatggaacatcaatgcgagctgtggcaagaaggtttgctgtgtttgtcagtgtaacagtataactttagaccgtcttATACTGTTACATcaacgtagtgtccagagcatggtggcactaccaggagacaggccagtacatcaggagacgtggaggaggccgtaggagggcaacaacccagcagcaggaccgctacctccgcctttgtgcaaggaggagcactgccagagccctgcaaaatgacctccagcaggccacaaatatgTATGTGTCTGcccaaacggtcagaaacagactccatgagggtggtatgagggcccgacatccacagatgggggttgtgcttacagcccaacaccgtgcaggacgtttggcatttgccagagaacaccaagattggcaaattcgccactggcgccctgtgctcttcacagatgaaagcaggtgacagacgtgacagagtctggagacgccgtggagaacgttctgctgcctgcaacatcctccagcatgaccggtttggcggtgggtcagtcatggtgttgggtggcatttctttggggggggccgcacagccttccatgtgctcgccagaggtagcctgactgccataaggtaccgagatgagatcctcagaacccttgtgagaccatatgctggtgtggttggccctgggttcctcctaatgcaagacaatgctcgacaTCATGTGGCttgagtgtgtcagcagttcctgcaaaaggaaggcattgatgctatgtgactccaaatccagacctccatgggttgataaatttgatttccattgataatttttgtgtgattttgttgtcagcacattcaactatgtaaagaaaaaagtatttaataagaatatttcattcattcagatctaggaggtgttattttagtgttccctttatttttttgagcagtgtataatgtcTAGAAGTTCTAGAATGTGTCCTAGAAAGTGTTTTAGTTCTAGATGTTCCCGGGGAAGTCAGAGATGTAGCTACAGGAGGACCTCCCAGAGCAGGAGTCTGAGTCAGTAGAACCAGAGCTGTAGGCGAGGTTCCCCTCAGTGGTCAGGATGTCTAACTGAAGCTTCTTCATGCCCaaccgcctctccagcgctggaGGTATTTGTAGTTGAGGCTGACACCCTCTGTGAACTTGTTTACCAGGTCTCTGCAAGATACAATTTCTTACAACAAATGCTGTTCAACATGCTTAACAAATAAAACCAATTACAATTGAGTAGCCTAAGAAGATAAGACTGGtgatctgtcccaaatggcaccctcatcAGAATTGGTGCACTGTGggtggaatagggtgctatttgggttTAAATTCTGAATTATTCAATGGTTatcaatgttgtttttttatgCACGTGAAACATCACTTTGAATTCACAATGAATTATGACAGAGGAAACTCACAAGCCAATCTCGTTATAGAATTTATCCTGTAGGAAAAAATGCACAATTGTCTGTAAGGATATTGAAATACACATTTAAAGACTAAATTCTGCCTGTCTGGCTGGTTGGCCCGCTTCGAATACCAGTACATAAAAGTAGTCGTCGTCGCACTGTAGGCTACTTACATCGTCTTTCTGCAGATGGATGGCCCAGAAGATGAGGGTGGCGAGGAGAAGCACCAATAGTTTGAAGGACCCGGTGGTCCCGCCTGAGACTAACTCATCTGACGCTGGGAGGAGCTGGTGACCACTATAGCAAAAATGCGCACGTAGATTTAGCTTCGATCCAGTGGTGTTCTGGTGGTTGTGCGTTCTTTACCAAGAGGGACTTCGGGTTGAAGTGATAAGCAAAGTTACTGTTACGGCGCTGTCTGATGGATGTAGTGAATCTGGACCATTGTGGAACACATGAATGGCGGGTGCGAGCCAAGCTATTACGGCGCTATAATGGGTGTTGTGCGTAATATGCAATGAAAGGAAACAGTTCTGGTAACCCAAAACCTAAGTTTAGACCCACCTGTGGTTTCGACCTAGCCCCCAAAAATCTATAATCTTGTCTATGGCCCAAATACATTGAGCCAATGCTGGTCATAGACTAAGGCCTATTCTACTGCAATTCACAATGTTCTACTCTAATTAATCGTGCAATATAACCGAAGAGTAAAAACCATAGGCAttttgttaattttttttttaacgaCATCAGACAAGAAGTTCCCTCATgaaaaataaagttaaaataattAAATTATCGTTTGGAGTGAGGATTCCACAAAGCAGATACAACATCACCAAGCACCTTATTGGTCGTCTGCCCACAGTGTTAGGTTATTCTGACAAACTGATGTGACAAAATAAAATTGAAAAAAAGAGAGTTTATTGCAGCAGCAGTACAGGTTTGAAGAAATAATTATACCAAATAGTTAATAATGTAGGCTAACAGGATTTATAACAGAAGTTATAATTGAACAAACACAATACACAGATCAAAACCAACTGTTCCATCAACATTTTAAACTAAGATCACTAGCACTTGAAGTTGATTTACAGTGTTCCACAGCATGTGCTGTTAAAATTCAACAATAGCTGGAAGCAAAGCCACATGGCAGCATGTTATAAGCTTGAGAGCCATACTGTATTCAGCGGAGCCTGCAGGCTAGAACCAGAACTATAGTGGTCACCATGAGGATGAGAAAATAGCCTTCAACAGTAGGTACCACACCATCACAACATCTAGAACAcctgaaagagagatagagggagagcaagagcaaaagagagagagaaagagaatgtagaaaagagaaagaaagaaaattaaGAAATGTcaaaaggagagacagacaggaaagagagagaaagagagaaattaaAATCATTGAAAAGACGAGGACATTGTTCTCAATATCATTGATGCTGGGTGGTGAACTACAGACGCTGGGTGGTGAACTACAGACGCTGGGTGGTGAACTCTAGGGCTGCTAAACCATGTGGGTGGGAAAGAACATGTCACCTTGTCTGGAAACCCGAACCCCATGCACCTTACACCTACCCTGCTTTGGCTCGATTGTGGGCTCAAGGGTATTGAAAGAGGGTCCAGAGGTAGGGAGGTCTGGGGGAGAAAAAAGCCCAGATCAAAACATTttaaactcagcaacaaaagaaacgtcctctcactgttaaCTGCGTTTCTTTTCAGCAAACTTGTATTTTCAGTAAAtacttgtatgaacataacaagattcaacaagtgagacataaactgaacaagttccacagacgtgtgactaacagaaatggaataatgtgtccctgaacaaaggggtcaAAATCAGTAAGTAACAGTCAATATCGGGTACTTAATgcactgcattaagtactgcagagcatctcctcctcatggactacaccagatttgccagttctgtgggatgttaccccactcttccaccaagggacctgcaagttcctggacatttatGGGGGAAAATGaccctagtcctcaccctccgatccaacaggtcccagacgtgctcaatgggattaagatccgggctcttcgctggccatgacagaacactgacattcatgtcttgcaggaaatcacgcacagaacgagcagtacggctggtggcattgtcatgctggagggtcatttcaggatgagcctgcaggaagggtccCACatgagagaggatgtcttccctgtaacacacagcgttgagattgcctgcagtgacaacaagctcagtccgatgatgctgtgacacaccgccccagaccatgacggaccctacacctccaaatcgatcccactccagagtacaggccttggtgtaatgctcattccttcgacgagaaatgcgaatccgaccatcagccctggtgagacaaaaccacagcTTGTCAGTGaggagcactttttgccagtcctatctggtccagcgacggtgggtttgtgcccaaaggcgacgttgttgtcggtgatgtctggtaaggacctgctttacaacaggcctacaagcccccagtccagcctctctcagcctattgtggacagtctgtgcactgatagagggattgtgcgttcctggtgtaactcgggcagttgttgttgccatcctgtacctgtcacgcaggtgtgatgttcggatgtcccgatcctgtgcaggtgttgttacatgtggtctgccactgcgaggacgatcggctgtccgtcctgtctccctgtagcgctgttttcggcgtctcacagtacagacattgcaatttattgccctggcaacatctgcagtcctcatgcctcctttcagcatgcctaaggcacgttcacgcagatgagcagggaccctgggtatctttcttttggtgtttttcagagtcagtagaaatgcctctttagtgttctaagctttcataactgtgaccttaattgcctaccgtctgtaagctgttcttgtcttaacgaccattccacaggtgcatgtccattaattgtttatggttcattgaacaagcatgggaaacagtgtttaaaccctttacaatgaagatctgtggagTTATTTAGATTtgtatgaattatctttgaaagacagggtcctgaaaaagtgacgtttctttttttgctgagtttatatagatACATACAGATGTGTAACCAACGGGGTGTAACCTGGGTAATCTGTGTGCTACAAGGCTGCATTAACACACTGAGCTGAAGCCTAAGTATTAGCTCAGGGTGATACATAAATATTCAGGTCTATGACAATTGTACACTTCACACATGCCTAAATGTGGTATGTTTTTATTTGACTCTTATTATTGATATTGATTATTGTACTGCAGTGTTGAGGGAGATagcacacaagcatttcactgcccCTTTTAcacctgctgtaaactgtgtacgtgacaaataaaattggattagaTTTTGATTTGATCTTACCTCCCACTGTAATAACAGCTGTGGTGCCCAGGGCATCAGCTGGTTCTGTCCTACAGCTATAGTTTCCACTGTCCTTCTCCCCAGCTCCACTCACATGCATAGACAGAGTAATGTTGGGCAGGATGGCGCTAGCGTTAAGTAGGACCTGGCCATCCTTCCACCACTGCATCACATGGCTGGGCTGCAGGCAGACAAACTCACAGGCCAGGCTGAAGCTGTGGCCCGGCCGGATCATTTGGTCCACATGGGCTGAGTTGATGGAGGTGTAACAGTGACCTATAAATCCAGAAACATCCACTTTTTATAAGATGAAACACTTGTGTTAAGCGTGTTATAACCACTTATAAGCTTTTTATAGCTACTTGTTAGGATATAAGCAAAGATGGTCCAAGCTCTATTTCCTATTTATCCATCCTATTCATCCATTTGAAATATGACAGAGAGAACAACATACTCCTTTCCACTAAAAGCCTATGCCTGGCTATGCCTAGACTTACCTCTTACTTGGACCAAGAGAAAAGCTATCCTTAAGATCAAGCACATAATGTCAATCAGTCCCGTTTGTGATATATGTCAGCCTGTCCTTTTCACAGCTTGATGTGTGGACTGAGTCCCTTCAGACAAAGAAAGGCAGTGTGGAAACTACCTATCGGGTGACCCAACAGTTACTCAGGAAACGCAGGTCTGAGTTCTGAGAAGCTCTCATGATAAACCAGCAGATGGTTTGATAACACTGACCAACAGATCACATCCTCTTGCAATTCATTCTATTGCAAACTTGCAAAGTTTAAAGTGGAAGTTTAAAGGAGTATATTTTCCTATACAGTAGAGTctatgacagtagagagagagagcttcacattcatttgttctctctctttgatGTTTTCACCTTCGACTCCCCAGGTAAACATTTCCACTGAATCCATCTTTACCAGGCTATTTCTACGTGTTCATTtcccagagaacgcatagagccccgtGTTGATTATCCCCTTTATCCCATGGCTTTAATTTAACACATAAGccactagaaatgtgttcaacatcaactaaagtagctagcaagttagtttactagatagctacagtagttgccttggtcaccaaacaaacagacttgctaATTTAGCTAAACAACCATGagtcctagcttgctattatgaaaatcgaATTCCCAATGACAACAATGCTTTAAATTAGAGCAGAtcaaacatagaacatgtaagaatgaactatagccattgaattctaccaTGCTGATATACCGTGCatatgtaagggataatcaaccAGGGACTATACGTAGCcaaccaaaccatcagtcctagcttgcCATTATGAAAATTGAATTCAACAATGCCAATAACATTAATGTTTTCAAttcgacttttgctttcaaaagctgCTCAAAACAAAGAACATGCAAGAATGAACTAGCCATTAAATTCTACCATGctgatatacactatatatacaaaagtgtgtggccaccccttcaaatgaatggatttgactatttcagccacacctgttgctgacaggagttactcttaaggatcggaccctttttttttaaatcgccaaaaatgacatgcccaaatctaactgcctgtagctcagacctgaagcaaggatatgcatattcttgataccatttgaaaggaaacactgaagtttgtgaaaatgtgaaattaatgtaggagaatataaccaattagatctggtagaagataatacaaatataaaaacatatgtttttctttgttccatcatctttgaacTGCAAGAGAAAAGCCATAATGTACTGTTCCAGGTTAGGCACAATTTAGAtcttggccactagatggcagcagatTATGTGTAGAGTtttagactgattcaatgaatcattgcatttctgttcaaaatgttgtatcaagactgcccaaatgtgcctaattggtttattaatacattttcaagtgcataactgtgcactctcctcaaacaatagcatggtattattgcactgtaatagctactgtaaattggacagtgcagttaaatGAACAAGAATTTACgttttctgcccatatcagatatgtctatgtcctgggaaattttctccatacttacaacctcatgctaatcacgttagcctatgttagctcaaccgtcccgtgggggGTGATCCCGTAGACTCTTAGAGTCTACCATCAAGCACACAGATATGCAATCTACATagaaaaacattggcagtagaatggctttaagAGCTCACTGCCTCAATCGGCGTtccatcccaaaggtgttcgatggggttgaggtcagagctctgtgcaggccagtcaagttctttcacaccgattTCGattgtatggacctcactttgtgcacgggggcattgcaatgctgaaacaggaaagggccttccccaaactgttgccacaaatttggatgcacagaatcatctagaatgtcattgtaagaatgtatgctgtagtgtcccgtcactggaactaaggggcctagcccaaaccatgaaaaacagccccagaccattattcctcctccaccaaattttacatttggcactatacatttaggcaggtagcgttctcctggcatccgccaaacccatatttgtccgtcggactgccagatggtgaagcgtaattcatcactccagagaatactttccactactccagagtccaatggcagcgagccttacaccactccagccaatgcatAGTATTGCgcgtggtgatcttaggcttgtgtgcggctgctcagccacggaaacccattttatgatgCTCCCGacaacagttcttgtgctgacgttgcttccagatatagtttggaacttggtagtgagtgttgcaaacaaggacagacgatttttacccGCTTTGCACTTCATTTCCTACAGCACTCTGTGGTCCCGTAAGAAATTGTGTGGCCtacctaccacttcacagctgagctcttgttgttcctagacgtttccacttcacaataacagcactgcCAGTTGATCAGGGAAACTCCAGTAAAGCAGAAATttaacgaactgacttgttggaaaggtggcatcctatgacggtgccatgttgaaagtcattgggctcttcagtaaggccattctactgcctatgtttgtctatggagatggaatggctgtgtgctcgattttattcacctgtcagcagcaggtgtggctaaaatagccaaatccactcatttgaaggggtgcccacatacttttgaatatatactgtatgtcaatCTGTCTTTTTCACAGCTTGATGTGTTTCTTTTTTCACAGCTTGATGAGTACCTTCAGACACAGAAAGGCAGTGTGGAAACTACATTTTATGACCTCACACACACTTACTCAGGAAACACAGGTCTGAGTAGCTCTCATTATAAACAAGCCGATGGTATGATAACACTGACCAACAGATCACATCCTCTTGCAATTTATACTATTGCAAACTTTAAAGTTGAAGTTTAAAGGAGTATAATAGCCTATATAATAGGGTCTatcatagagagagagcgagagattcaCATTAATTTGATCTCTGATGTTTTCACCTCTGAGTCCCCGGGTAAACATTTCCTTTGAATCCATCTTTACCAGGCTATTTCTACAGTAGGGCAAAACACACATCTATTTGTCTACATCTGCTAACCACCATGTGACGTGTTAACATCCTCTCAGGTGTGTTCCTTCGGCTTGGAGAAACTGCTAGTAGGCTAgtcaaccacttcacaaactaGCTGCATCCCAGGTGGCACAGACATCTGGCCTGATTCCTGCATGCCAGATCTAAAACTGGCAGCCGGATCCGGCCCGAGTCAGAAATGAATGACGGTACAGAATAGGCCCGAGTCATTTGGGCCCGATCTGGCAGCCAGAACTGAGCCAAAGATGCCATTTTAGGCCCAGCAATGCCCCGAATTCACTCGATTTTTATCTAAATAGATTAAATTGACCGTGTGGGTTTCATCCCTTAACAGGCACTATTTATGTACAGTAgcatggatgtatccaaataaatgtcactagaaaacagcttaaacaaatgcaaatgcagctactttgatGTTATTCTGTCTGCAAAGTTGACACAACTGtgttagccatagttggctacctagcaagcaagggataagaacattgCAAGCCTGCATAGCAACCAAACAAATAGCATGAACAACAAGTCCTCTTCTCTAGCAACTTAACTGATAGAACTAACAACCTGGTTTAGTGGATTGCTGAAATAGTATGAATTTACTTATCAAAATTAAAATCTCAATGAAAACATGTCATTTTTACCAGTAAATGTGTGCTTGTTTTCTATGGCAACAGCGGTTTAAGTGGGATAAACGCCTCTGCTCTGTACATTATCTGGAATTAATAAACTCGTTATTATCAAGTCCTCCATTATTTCTAGATAATGTACCAAGTGTCAGTGTTTATCCCttacatgtttgtgtgtatgtaaactcagcaatAAAAGAAACGtcactttttcaggaccctgtctttcaaagataattcatacaAATGCAAATAActccacagatcttcattgtaaaaggtttaaacactgtttcccatgcttgttcaatgaaccataaacaattaatgaacatgcacctgcggaacggtcgttaagacactaacagcttacagatggtaggcaattaaggtcacagttatgaaagcttaggacactaaagaggcctttctactgactctgaaaaacacctaaccaaagatgcccagggtccctgctcatctgcgtgaacgtgccttaggtgTGCTGGAAggaagcatgaggactgcagatgtggccagggaaataaattgcgatgtccgtactgtgagatgcctaagacagcactacagggagacaggatggacagctgatcgtcctcgcagtggcagagcacgtgtaacaacacctgcacaggatcggtacatccgaaacatcacacctgcgggacaggtacaggatggcagaaACAACTGCCCGagatacaccaggaacgcacaatctctccatcagtgctcagactgtccacaataggctgagagaggctggactgagggcttgtaggcctgttgtaaggcaggtcctcaccagacatcaccggcaacaacgtcgcctttgggcacaaacccaccatcgctggaccagacaggactggcaaaaagtgttgtctcaacaggggtgatggtagaattcacgtttatcgtcgaaggaatgagcgttacaccaaggcctgtactctggagcgggatcgatttggagtgtctgtcatggtctgtggcggtgtgtcacagcatcatcggactgaacttgttgtcattgcaggcaatctcaatgctgtgcgttacagagaagacatcctcctccctcatgtggtacccttcctgcagactcatcctgacatgaccttccagcatgacaatgccaccagtcatactgctcgttctgtgtgtaaTTTCCagcaagacatgaatgtcagtgttctgcaatggccagcgaagagcccggatctcaatccaattgagcacgtctgggacctgttggatcggagggtgaggactagggccatttcccccagaaatgtccaggaatttgcagatgccttggtggaagagtggggtaacatctcacagcaagaactgacaaatctggtgcagtccatgaggaggagatgcactgcagtacttcatgcagctggtggccacaccagatactagaggtcgaccgatttatcggaatggccgattaattagggcccatttcaagttttcataacaatcggaaatcggtaattttggatgccgattttatttaaactttatgaaacgaggcaagtcagttaagaacacattcttactttcaatgacggcctaggaacggtgggttaactgccttgttcaggggcagaacgacagatttttaccttgtcagctcagggattcaatcttgcaaccttacggttaactagtccaacgctctaaccacctgagcaatggtaggcagcagcaggcctgtaagcattcattcaaacagcactttagctAATTAGCGGGGTGAGCGCTAAtaacgtttcaaacgtcactcgctctgagacttggagtagttgttccccttgctctacatgggtaacgctgcttcgagggtggctgttgtcgttgtgttcctggttcgagcccaggtaggagcgaggagaggaacggaagctatactgttacaatggcaatactaaagtgcctataagaacatccaatagtcaaaggtatatgaaatacaaatggtagagagaaatagtcctataattcctataataactacaacctaaaacttcttacctgggaatattgaagactcatgttaaaaggaaccaccagctttcatatgttctcatgttctgagcaaggaacttaaaacattagctttcttacgtggcacatattgcacttttgctttcttctccaacactttgtttttgcattatttaaaccaaattgaacatgtttcattatttatttgaggctaaattgatttttattgatgtattatattaagttaaaataagtgttcattcagtatggttgtattttaaattattacaaatacattttaaaaatcggccgattaatcggtatccggtttttttgtcctccaataatcggtatcggcgttgaaaaatcataatcggtcgacctctaccagataccgactgttgatttgattttgacccccctttgttcagggatacATTATTCCACTTcttttagtcacatgtctgtggaacttgttcaataTGTCTCACATGTTGAATcctatgttcatacaaatattacCACATGTT from Oncorhynchus masou masou isolate Uvic2021 chromosome 3, UVic_Omas_1.1, whole genome shotgun sequence includes these protein-coding regions:
- the LOC135512584 gene encoding uncharacterized protein LOC135512584 isoform X2 — its product is MCLILRIAFLLVQVRGHCYTSINSAHVDQMIRPGHSFSLACEFVCLQPSHVMQWWKDGQVLLNASAILPNITLSMHVSGAGEKDSGNYSCRTEPADALGTTAVITVGDLPTSGPSFNTLEPTIEPKQGVLDVVMVWYLLLKAIFSSSW
- the LOC135512584 gene encoding uncharacterized protein LOC135512584 isoform X3, which encodes MSGHCYTSINSAHVDQMIRPGHSFSLACEFVCLQPSHVMQWWKDGQVLLNASAILPNITLSMHVSGAGEKDSGNYSCRTEPADALGTTAVITVGDLPTSGPSFNTLEPTIEPKQGVLDVVMVWYLLLKAIFSSSW
- the LOC135512584 gene encoding uncharacterized protein LOC135512584 isoform X4; translated protein: MIRPGHSFSLACEFVCLQPSHVMQWWKDGQVLLNASAILPNITLSMHVSGAGEKDSGNYSCRTEPADALGTTAVITVGDLPTSGPSFNTLEPTIEPKQGVLDVVMVWYLLLKAIFSSSW